A window of Chlorobium phaeobacteroides DSM 266 genomic DNA:
TGCAAAAGCGGGCGAGGTCTATTGCCGCGCTGAAAATCCTCGAGGCGAACTTGGTTTCTATATCCAGAGTGATGGCAAGTCAACCAAACCGCTTCGCTGCAAGGCTCGATCTTCCTGTTTTGTTAATCTTTCGGCAATGAAAGATCTTTCCAAAGGTCAGTTGATCCCTGATCTCGTTGCAATAATCGGCAGTATCGATATTGTACTCGGGGAGGTTGACCGATGAGTGTAATGGCTTTATCGCAAATCCGTATTCCTCTGCTTATGGGTAACAGTCTCAATGCCTGGTCGGAAGCCCTTACCGGTTTTTCGATCTGGGGATTTCCTCTTGGTCTTGTCATTCTTGCCGCCATTCCGTTAGTTTTTATTGCGCTTTACGCTCTGACATACGGAGTCTACGGCGAACGGAAAATTTCCGCATTCATGCAGGACAGGCTTGGTCCGATGGAGGTTGGCAAATGGGGTATTCTGCAGACCCTTGCCGATATTCTCAAGCTTTTGCAGAAAGAGGATATTGTTCCTGCCGCTGCTGACAAATTTCTTTTTGTCGTTGGCCCCGGAATTCTGTTTGTCGGCTCCTTTCTTGCATTTGCCGTGCTTCCGTTCAGTTCTGCTTTTATTGGTGCCAATTTAAATGTAGGCCTCTTTTATGCAATCGGCATCGTATCCATTGAAGTGGTCGGTATTCTTGCTGCCGGCTGGGGATCAAACAACAAGTGGTCGCTCTATGGAGCGGTTCGGAGTGTCGCCCAGATAGTCAGCTATGAAATTCCTGCCGGAATTGCCCTTTTGTGCGGAGCCATGATGGCAGGAACGCTTGATATGCAGCAGATAACAATGCTCCAGTCCGGTCATCTCGGGTTTGCCCATTTCAATCTTTTTCAGTCGCCGATTGCCTGGCTTCCTTTTCTGATCTATTTCATCGCTTCGCTTGCAGAGGTTAATCGGGCCCCTTTTGATATTCCCGAAGCCGAATCCGAGCTTGTTGCCGGTTATTTTACCGAGTATAGCGGGATGAAATTTGCGGTTATTTTTCTTGCCGAATATGGTAGTATGTTTATGGTTTCAGCCGTTCTCTCCATTGTTTTTCTTGGAGGCTGGAACTCGCCTCTTCCCGATCTTGGCCCTGTATCGCTCAATGCCATGACAAGTGGCCCTGTGTGGGGGGTCTTCTGGATTATTTCGAAGGGATTTTTCTTTATTTTTGTGCAGATGTGGCTGCGCTGGACCCTGCCTCGTTTGAGGGTTGATCAGTTGATGTACCTCTGCTGGAAAGTTCTGACACCGTTCGCTTTTATCGGATTTGTTCTGACGGCGATCTGGGAAATTTATGTGCCATAGAAAGGGAAATTGCCGCAGTACGGCAACCAATGAAGCAAGACTATGAGTGAATATTTCAGAAACATAAAGACAGGTGCCTCGACCATTGCTACCGGTATGGGGATTACCCTTCAGCACTTTTTCAATGCCGTCAAGCGTAAGGGTGATGCCGGCGTGGGGGATTCGAATTATTTCGGGCAGGTTGACGGTCTCGTTACGCTCCAGTATCCAAGAGAGGCGATCCCGACTCCGGCAAATGGACGGTATCGACTTGAGAATAATATTGATGATTGTATCGGTTGCGCACAGTGTGAGCGTGCCTGTCCTATCGGTTGTATTACCATTGAAACCATCAAGGTTACGGCCGACGATCTCGGTGTTTGTGGCAAGACATCCGGGGGACAGCAGAAAAAGTTCTGGCTTCCCGTCTTTGATATCGATACAGCCAAATGCATGACCTGCGGCCTCTGTACGGTGGTCTGTCCAACGGAGTGCCTGATACACTCTCCGGTCAGCGATTTTTCTGAATTTGATCGTCAGAATCTTGTCTACCATTTTGGAAATCTGACGCGTCTTGAAGCCGAGGCAAAAAAACGCAAGCTTCAGGAACAGCAGGCTCAGGCGGCAAAGGATAAAGCTGCGGCTCCTGCAAAACCTGTTCTTTCGGGCAAATCCGTCGCTGAGAAAACAGCGTCATCCGAAACAGAAGATAGCGGTAAAGCCAGGGGAGAGAACACAGGGGAACAGTAGCCGTAAAGGATAAGCGAGTCGGCAGGATCATGAAAAACAATGCACCATAACCAATGAATGACAGTACCTTTACCATAATATTTTACCTCTTTGCCGCAATAACGGTTTTTTCCGCCGCATTTGTGGTGTTTTCCAGGAGTGTAATCTATTCGGCATTTTCGCTCCTGTTTACCTTTTTTGGAACTGCGGCGCTCTATGTTCTGCTCAGCGCTGATTTTATTGCCGTTACGCAGGTTGTTGTCTATGTGGGCGGGATTCTTGTACTGCTGCTGTTTGGCGTTATGTTTACCAACAGTATCATGCAGACCGACCTGAAAACCGATGTCCTGCATGTTGTGCCCGGGACGCTTCTTTTTGCGGCCATTACCGGCGGAATGCTCTATGTGTTTTATACGACGGGTACATGGAAATCTTCACTGGTTACCTTGCAAGGCAGCGTTGTTGAGCGCATAGGGTACGAAACCATGTCCCGCTACATTCTTCCGTTTGAAATGGCCTCGATACTTCTGCTTGCCGTGCTTATTGGAGCTGCATTTCTTGCGCGGTTTGACAAACCGGGAAAGAACGGGTAGAGTGGTAGCATGAAAGAGTAATGGTACATTGCTTTTTTGATCGGAAACTCAGGTGATAATCGGATAATCGGAAAACTGGATAATTGGATATGGAAATATTGACGACTATAGGAATCAATCACTATCTGACGATTTCGGCGTTTTTGCTCGGATTCGGTCTTTTTGCGGTTATGACTCGCAAGAATGCGCTTGTTGTTCTGATGGGCGTTGAGCTTATACTCAATGCGGCAAATATCAACTT
This region includes:
- the nuoH gene encoding NADH-quinone oxidoreductase subunit NuoH translates to MSVMALSQIRIPLLMGNSLNAWSEALTGFSIWGFPLGLVILAAIPLVFIALYALTYGVYGERKISAFMQDRLGPMEVGKWGILQTLADILKLLQKEDIVPAAADKFLFVVGPGILFVGSFLAFAVLPFSSAFIGANLNVGLFYAIGIVSIEVVGILAAGWGSNNKWSLYGAVRSVAQIVSYEIPAGIALLCGAMMAGTLDMQQITMLQSGHLGFAHFNLFQSPIAWLPFLIYFIASLAEVNRAPFDIPEAESELVAGYFTEYSGMKFAVIFLAEYGSMFMVSAVLSIVFLGGWNSPLPDLGPVSLNAMTSGPVWGVFWIISKGFFFIFVQMWLRWTLPRLRVDQLMYLCWKVLTPFAFIGFVLTAIWEIYVP
- a CDS encoding NADH-quinone oxidoreductase subunit J family protein, which codes for MNDSTFTIIFYLFAAITVFSAAFVVFSRSVIYSAFSLLFTFFGTAALYVLLSADFIAVTQVVVYVGGILVLLLFGVMFTNSIMQTDLKTDVLHVVPGTLLFAAITGGMLYVFYTTGTWKSSLVTLQGSVVERIGYETMSRYILPFEMASILLLAVLIGAAFLARFDKPGKNG
- a CDS encoding 4Fe-4S binding protein; the protein is MSEYFRNIKTGASTIATGMGITLQHFFNAVKRKGDAGVGDSNYFGQVDGLVTLQYPREAIPTPANGRYRLENNIDDCIGCAQCERACPIGCITIETIKVTADDLGVCGKTSGGQQKKFWLPVFDIDTAKCMTCGLCTVVCPTECLIHSPVSDFSEFDRQNLVYHFGNLTRLEAEAKKRKLQEQQAQAAKDKAAAPAKPVLSGKSVAEKTASSETEDSGKARGENTGEQ